The following coding sequences are from one Neurospora crassa OR74A linkage group I, whole genome shotgun sequence window:
- a CDS encoding oligosaccharyltransferase alpha subunit — MKTSAVFSAVLSLLSLASRGSAHGHHHHHKHSDSGTSSASAPATFTPPQVFKNVNLVHIVSLEKNYVKESINVVIENIDKEAQSDYILPFANEQLSRLGGLEVRDRKNAESGPFVVEPVEFESFGPNQYVRIGLPTPLAPGAQQTLGITYYLLDAYKPLPASIKQEEQQFLSYSFSAYCPSVYTTSKQKTEVKFASTNIPDYTKLPGSGDVKEFPQKQGSKLVYGPFDEKPAGALEPVQVRFEFNKPVIHISRLERDIEVSHWGGNVAFEERYDLEHRGANLSSLFNRVKWQQSQYYNPATHALKEMKFPLRVGSADPYYTDVIGNVSTSRFRSNKREALLEIKPRYPLFGGWKYPFTIGWNSDAKNFLRNTATGGFVLNVPFLEGPKQPEGVEYEQVVVRLILPEGAENVKWTTAIPKSSISEAGVQIHKTYLDTIGRTALVIKGRNLVDDFRDRDLTVTYDYPMSAVLRKPLVVFSSSMAVFVSLWLLSLINLKFTTRK; from the exons ATGAAGACATCGGCCGTCTTCTCTGCCGTCCTTTCGTTGCTTTCCCTAGCTTCAAGAGGTTCGGCGCATggacaccatcaccaccacaagcaCAGCGATAGCGGCACCTCGAGCGCCTCCGCCCCGGCAACATTTACGCCGCCCCAAGTCTTCAAGAATGTCAATCTCGTCCACATCGTGTCACTGGAGAAGAACTACGTCAAGGAATCCATCAATGTCGTAATAGAAAACATCGACAAGGAGGCGCAGTCCGATTACATTCTGCCTTTTGCAAACGAGCAGTTGTCGCGTCTGGGTGGTTTGGAGGTTAGAGATCGCAAGAATGCCGAATCCGGTCCATTCGTTGTTGAGCCGGTAGAATTCGAGTCGTTCGG TCCCAACCAGTACGTTCGGATCGGATTGCCCACACCTCTCGCGCCCGGCGCGCAGCAGACATTGGGCATCACCTACTACCTTCTGGACGCCTACAAGCCTCTTCCCGCCTCGATCAAGCAGGAGGAGCAACAGTTTCTCTCGtactccttctcggcctACTGCCCCTCGGTATACACTACATCCAAGCAGAAGACCGAAGTCAAATTCGCATCGACCAACATCCCCGACTACACCAAGCTTCCCGGCAGTGGAGACGTCAAGGAGTTCCCCCAGAAACAAGGATCCAAGCTCGTTTATGGTCCCTTTGATGAGAAGCCGGCCGGTGCGCTTGAGCCTGTTCAGGTTCGCTTTGAGTTCAACAAGCCCGTGATTCACATTTCTCGTCTCGAGCGCGACATTGAGGTCAGTCACTGGGGCGGAAATGTGGCGTTTGAGGAGCGCTACGATCTCGAGCACCGGGGTGCCAACCTCTCGTCCCTCTTCAACCGGGTTAAGTGGCAGCAGTCACAATACTATAACCCTGCCACTCATGCGCTCAAGGAGATGAAATTCCCTTTGCGCGTTGGCAGCGCCGACCCCTACTACACCGATGTTATTGGCAACGTTTCCACGTCCCGCTTCCGTAGCAACAAGAGGGAGGCCTTGCTTGAAATCAAGCCTAGATACCCCTTGTTTGGAGGCTGGAAGTACCCGTTCACCATTGGCTGGAACTCGGATGCGAAGAATTTCCTGCGCAATACGGCGACCGGAGGCTTCGTTCTTAATGTTCCTTTCCTTGAGGGTCCCAAGCAGCCCGAGGGTGTCGAGTATGAGCAGGTTGTGGTCCGTCTGATCCTGCCTGAGGGAGCCGA AAACGTAAAATGGACCACCGCAATTCCCAAGTCCTCGATCTCCGAAGCGGGTGTGCAGATTCACAAGACCTATTTGGATACCATCGGCCGCACAGCTCTCGTCATCAAGGGGCGCAACTTGGTCGATGACTTCAGAGACCGTGATCTCACCGTTACCTATGACTATCCCATGTCCGCTGTTCTGCGCAAGCCTCTGGTTGTGTTTAGCAGCTCGATGGCTGTCTTCGTCAGCCTTTGGCTTCTCAGTCTTATCAATCTCAAGTTCACAACCAGGAAATAA
- a CDS encoding translation initiation protein Sua5 has translation MKGTICANILTLTTRFKRLHLPQLTPILNRHHHTITTDITRPKSTAVPLMAPAMTTSTTMETRILKVKVDDSNIQVLGHWKEESAEHKDGSKTKTSNLNTWEVPTTSENENILSPIREAAHHLRTTDIPVAFPTETVYGLGADATRSAAVKGIYAAKGRPSDNPLIVHVCDLSMLRSFISPSFSSAGDEEDPIPAIYHPLITRFWPGPLTILLPNPSPSLLAPEVTAGLPTFGCRMPASALARSLIKLANAPLAAPSANASTKPSPTAAQHVLDDLRGRIALILDGGSCSVGVESTVVDGLCSPPVVLRPGGVSLEEIRECKGWEGVEKAYKDQAEVGGKTAPRAPGMKYKHYSPKARVVLYEAEGGRREVPKADVREAVEAAGEEEGKGNVKSVAVIRTGRWPVAGGLRSQGLDDVAAKDSGDVAETGFAVREGQWLDEDGTTVLARLLEIDLGNDVKGVAHGLFAALRELDRRGADVIFVEGVSDGDDIAAAVMNRLRKAASDIRI, from the coding sequence ATGAAGGGAACTATTTGCGCCAATATTCTAACTCTCACTACCCGATTCAAACGCTTGCACCTCCCACAACTCACCCCAATCCTCAAtcgacaccaccacactATAACCACAGACATAACTAGACCAAAATCTACGGCAGTGCCATTGATGGCACCCGCTATGACAACTTCGACGACAATGGAAACCCGGATTCTCAAAGTGAAGGTGGACGACAGCAACATCCAAGTGCTCGGCCACTGGAAGGAGGAGTCAGCAGAACACAAAGATGGAagcaaaacgaaaactagCAATCTCAACACATGGGAGGTCCCAACTACATCAGAAAATGAGAATATACTGTCTCCCATCCGCGAAGCagcccaccacctccgcaCCACCGACATTCCTGTCGCCTTCCCCACGGAAACCGTCTACGGCCTAGGCGCCGATGCCACCCGCAGCGCTGCCGTCAAGGGAATCTATGCCGCCAAAGGTCGACCAAGCGATAATCCTTTGATCGTGCACGTTTGCGATTTGAGCATGTTACGGTCATTcatctctccctccttctcctcagcaggagacgaagaagacccCATCCCAGCCATCTATCACCCCCTCATAACCCGCTTCTGGCCCGGCCCCCTCACCATCCTGCTACccaacccctccccctccctcctcgctCCGGAAGTAACCGCCGGCCTACCCACATTCGGGTGCCGAATGCCCGCCTCGGCGCTGGCTCGCTCGCTGATCAAACTCGCCAACGCCCCCCTCGCCGCGCCCTCTGCGAACGCCAGCACTAAACCCAGCCCCACCGCCGCACAACACGTGTTAGACGATCTACGGGGTCGCATCGCACTGATCTTGGATGGAGGATCATGCAGCGTAGGGGTGGAAAGCACGGTCGTCGACGGGCTTTGCTCGCCGCCTGTGGTGCTGAGGCCGGGCGGGGTCAGCTTGGAGGAGATTAGGGAGTGTAAGGGGTGGGAAGGCGTGGAGAAGGCGTATAAGGATCAGGCAGAGGTCGGAGGAAAGACGGCGCCGAGAGCGCCGGGGATGAAGTATAAGCATTATAGCCCGAAGGCGAGGGTGGTGTTGTATGAggcggagggagggaggagggaggtacCGAAGGCGGATGTGAGGGAGGCGGTTGAAGCggctggggaggaggagggcaagggaAACGTGAAGAGTGTTGCGGTTATTAGGACGGGGAGATGGCCTGTTGCCGGGGGGTTGAGGAGTCAGGggcttgatgatgttgctgcgAAGGACAGCGGGGACGTGGCCGAGACTGGGTTCGCTGTCAGGGAAGGGCAATGGCTGGATGAGGACGGCACCACGGTGTTGGCAAGGCTTCTGGAGATTGATCTGGGCAACGATGTCAAGGGGGTGGCACATGGCCTTTTCGCTGCCCTCCGAGAGCTGGACAGGCGCGGCGCGGATGTAATATTCGTAGAGGGTGTGAGTGATGGAGACGATATCGCGGCGGCGGTCATGAACAGGCTGAGGAAAGCCGCTTCCGACATTAGAATATAG
- a CDS encoding meiotic expression up-regulated protein 14, whose translation MNRALSIRSNNRSSGGGSSTNFSSHHHGSRRGFSLSSLRGTIQPELSKKLYRLIKSENNLISAHETAAKERLSIAQQLSEWGEQTSDEGISDISDKVGVILSELGEQEDNYAHALDESRGTLKTIRNTEKSVQPSRDGKNKIADEIAKLKSKEPESTRLVVLEQELVRAEAENLVAEAQLTNITRQKLKEAYSAEFLATIERAEKQIILARHGLRLLNLLDDTPIVPGDSQIPYTQGHQARQILNNAEDDLRDWRPTTTAAALDEDAKYVTSNSPTSPTTVQQHAQQPQPSQPRNAASVTDQQLNEKEVDGASLTGTETNTTGNESAVGANQEVQTTAV comes from the exons AT GAACCGAGCACTCTCCATCCGCTCCAACAACCggagcagcggcggcggctcctccaccaacttcTCCTCTCACCACCACGGTTCCCGCCGGGGCTTCAgcctctcctctctccggGGAACCATCCAACCGGAACTCTCCAAGAAGCTCTACCGTCTAATCAAGTCCGAGAACAACCTGATCTCAGCACACGAGACGGCTGCCAAGGAGCGCCTCTCGATCGCCCAACAACTCTCAGAGTGGGGCGAGCAGACTTCCGACGAAGGGATCAGCGACATCAGCGACAAAGTAGGCGTGATCCTGTCGGAACTGGGCGAGCAGGAGGACAACTACGCGCACGCACTGGACGAGAGCCGCGGCACGCTGAAAACGATCCGTAACACGGAGAAGAGCGTGCAGCCGAGCCGGGACGGCAAGAACAAGATCGCGGACGAGATTGCGAAGCTGAAGTCCAAGGAGCCTGAGAGCACAAGGCTAGTGGTGCTGGAGCAGGAGCTGGTCAGAGCCGAGGCGGAGAACTTGGTTGCGGAAGCGCAATTGACGAATATT ACCCGTCAAAAACTCAAAGAAGCCTACTCAGCCGAATTCCTCGCCACCATCGAGCGCGCCGAGAAGCAAATCATTCTGGCCCGGCACGGCCTGCGTCTGCTCAACCTGCTCGACGACACCCCCATCGTTCCCGGCGACTCGCAGATCCCGTATACGCAAGGTCACCAAGCCAGACAAATCCTCAATAATGCCGAAGACGATCTGCGCGACTGGCGACCtacgacgacggcggcggctttgGATGAGGATGCCAAGTATGTTACTAGCAACTCGCCCACTTCTCCGACGACGGTCCAGCAGCACGCCCAGCAGCCCCAGCCTTCGCAGCCGAGAAACGCTGCTTCTGTCACTGATCAACAATTGAATGAGAAGGAAGTGGATGGTGCGAGTTTGACGGGGACTGAGACGAATACGACTGGTAATGAGAGTGCAGTAGGGGCAAACCAAGAGGTGCAGACAACTGCTGTTTAA
- a CDS encoding cell division control protein 54, producing MSSPAKRRTTRSSQSATPRTTRSSQAGPSSATPRQTRASQLASSPLFYEPSSPANGAAPVSSPLRQMSNTQSTAHQGNAPSSPLRQQTETQSDADRTPRANGRSQLIGDSSPIRYASSSSPGRQLTQQSDLRSESSQLFVSSQRSVAGRSRRGDINGDPLRTPAQIPRRIILDDAGRVIRDAPGSDANSFVTNNPNTSEADALGGQSQGLVWGTTISLDDSFSAFKDFLRNFTRKYRMWADGADEAETIGHPDADSKPYWEALENMLLLGTNKLYLDLRDLKSYPRTLKLWHQAQHYPTEIIPVMDQCVHDCMMELAQKEMASQRASQNSRTAPGASQSSEPNFPSSERSEEPPTPRPAQTAAPTIEDQVSQMAYVVRPWGLDKITNLRDLNPSDMDKLVSIKGLVIRTTPVIPDMKDAFFKCSVCGHSITVQLDRGKIREPTECPRARCASKNSMQIIHNRCAFEDKQVIKLQETPDNVPAGQTPHSVSVCVYNELVDFCKAGDRVELTGIFKVTPVRVNPRMRTVKSVHKTYVDVVHVQKVDRKRMGSDPSTLDLAEEEEAHANGQSMDEVRKVSPDEEERIKETAARPDIYDLLSRSLAPSIYEMDDVKKGILLQLFGGTNKTFEKGGSPKYRGDINVLLCGDPSTSKSQLLSYVHRIAPRGVYTSGKGSSAVGLTAYVTRDPESRQLVLESGALVLSDGGVCCIDEFDKMNESTRSVLHEVMEQQTVSVAKAGIITTLNARTSILASANPIGSRYNPDLSVPQNIDLPPTLLSRFDLVYLILDRVDEKNDQRLARHLLSMYLEDKPESAQQANDVLPVEFLTSYISYARSHIHPALTPEAGRELVDAYVEMRKLGQDVRAAEKRITATTRQLESMIRLAEAHAKMRLSQTVTRDDVREAVRLIKSALKTAATDSQGRIDMSLLTEGTSAAERQRKADMKDAVIRLLDEMTSGGQVVRYSEVARRLGEGAGVQVEPAEFAEVMRALEMEGAVMVTGEGARKSIRRITATI from the exons ATGTCTTCCCCAGCAAAGCGCAGAACAACGAGAAGCTCCCAATCAGCTACTCCCCGCACTACTCGCAGCTCGCAGGCTGGTCCTTCGAGCGCAACTCCTCGCCAGACACGCGCATCACAGCTTGCCTCTAGTCCCTTATTCTACGAGCCCTCCTCGCCTGCCAATGGCGCCGCCCCGGTATCTTCTCCCTTGAGGCAGATGAGCAATACCCAGAGCACTGCCCACCAAGGCAATGCGCCGAGCTCGCCTTTGCGCCAGCAGACAGAGACCCAGAGCGATGCTGACCGAACTCCTCGCGCAAACGGACGGAGCCAGTTAATTGGGG ACTCCTCTCCCATCCGCTATGCCTCCAGTTCTAGCCCGGGCCGTCAGCTTACTCAACAGTCCGATCTTCGTAGCGAAAGCAGTCAGCTCTTCGTCAGCTCGCAAAGGTCCGTTGCCGGTCGATCCCGTCGAGGCGACATCAACGGGGACCCTCTTCGTACTCCCGCCCAGATTCCCCGCCGAATCATCCTCGACGACGCCGGTCGTGTGATCCGCGATGCCCCTGGCTCCGATGCCAACTCGTTTGTCACCAATAACCCCAATACCTCTGAGGCAGATGCCCTTGGTGGACAAAGCCAAGGTCTTGTTTGGGGTACAACAATTTCTCTTGACGATTCGTTCTCCGCGTTCAAGGACTTTCTCAGGAACTTCACCAGGAAATACCGGATGTGGGCAGATGGCGCGGACGAGGCCGAGACTATTGGCCATCCGGATGCGGATTCGAAGCCATATTGGGAGGCACTGGAGAATATGCTGCTGCTTGGTACCAACAAGCTGTATCTGGATCTCCGCGACCTCAAGTCCTACCCGCGCACCTTGAAGTTATGGCATCAGGCCCAACACTATCCTACCGAAATCATCCCGGTCATGGATCAATGCGTACATGACTGTATGATGGAGTTGGCGCAAAAGGAAATGGCCAGCCAAAGAGCATCCCAAAACTCTAGGACCGCTCCAGGTGCCTCACAAAGCTCGGAGCCGAACTTCCCAAGCTCTGAAAGGAGCGAGGAACCGCCCACCCCGCGGCCTGCCCAAACAGCGGCGCCCACAATTGAGGACCAAGTCAGCCAGATGGCGTATGTGGTTCGCCCGTGGGGTCTTGACAAGATCACCAACCTCCGTGACCTCAACCCATCTGACATGGACAAGCTTGTGTCCATCAAGGGTCTTGTCATCAGAACCACGCCGGTCATCCCCGACATGAAGGATGCATTTTTCAAGTGCAGTGTTTGTGGTCATTCTATAACCGTTCAGTTAGATCGTGGCAAGATTCGTGAGCCTACAGAGTGTCCTCGGGCTCGCTGCGCCTCCAAGAACTCAATGCAGATCATCCACAACAGATGTGCTTTCGAAGACAAGCAAGTCATCAAGCTGCAAGAAACTCCGGATAACGTGCCTGCTGGTCAGACACCCCACTCGGTATCCGTTTGCGTCTATAACGAGCTTGTGGACTTTTGCAAGGCCGGTGACAGAGTTGAGCTCACTGGTATCTTTAAAGTCACCCCCGTTCGTGTCAACCCGCGCATGAGGACGGTCAAGAGCGTGCACAAGACAtatgttgatgttgtccaTGTACAAAAGGTCGACCGCAAGAGGATGGGTTCTGATCCCTCGACCCTCGACcttgccgaggaggaggaagcccATGCTAATGGCCAGAGCATGGACGAAGTCCGAAAGGTCTCTCctgatgaggaagagaggaTCAAGGAAACTGCCGCTCGACCGGATATCTACGATCTCCTTTCACGTTCTTTGGCTCCATCAATTTACGAGATGGATGATGTGAAGAAGGGTATTCTTCTTCAACTGTTCGGAGGCACGAACAAGACCTTTGAGAAGGGTGGAAGCCCCAAATACCGTGGAGACATCAACGTTCTCCTCTGTGGTGACCCATCCACTTCCAAGTCCCAGCTTCTCTCCTATGTTCACAGAATCGCCCCAAGAGGTGTGTACACGAGTGGTAAAGGTTCTTCTGCCGTAGGTCTTACCGCCTATGTTACCCGCGATCCCGAGTCCCGCCAACTCGTTCTAGAGTCCGGTGCTCTCGTCTTATCCGACGGCGGTGTCTGTTGTATCGACGAGTTCGACAAGATGAACGAATCGACCCGCTCCGTTCTTCACGAAGTCATGGAACAACAGACCGTGTCCGTCGCCAAGGCcggcatcatcaccactctCAATGCCCGAACATCAATCCTGGCGTCTGCCAACCCCATTGGTAGTAGATACAACCCTGATCTATCAGTGCCGCAAAATATTGACCTCCCGCCAACCCTTCTATCCCGTTTCGATCTGGTCTACCTCATCCTCGATCGTGTTGATGAGAAGAATGATCAGCGTCTGGCCCGCCATTTGCTCTCCATGTATCTCGAAGACAAGCCCGAGAGTGCCCAGCAGGCCAACGACGTCCTT CCCGTCGAGTTTCTAACCTCCTACATCTCCTACGCCCGCTCGCACATCCACCCGGCCCTCACGCCCGAAGCCGGTCGCGAGCTCGTCGATGCCTACGTCGAGATGCGCAAGCTGGGCCAAGACGTGCGCGCCGCCGAGAAGCGCATTACGGCCACCACACGTCAGCTCGAGTCCATGATTCGCTTAGCCGAGGCGCACGCAAAGATGCGTTTATCTCAAACCGTCACGCGCGACGACGTCCGCGAGGCCGTGCGCCTCATCAAGTCGGCGCTCAAgaccgccgccaccgacaGCCAGGGCCGCATCGACATGAGCTTGTTGACAGAGGGCACGAGCGCGGCGGAGCGCCAGCGCAAGGCCGACATGAAGGATGCGGTTATCCGCCTGCTGGATGAGATGACCAGCGGCGGACAGGTAGTTAGGTACTCGGAGGTGGCGAGACGGTTGGGCGAGGGGGCGGGTGTGCAGGTTGAGCCGGCTGAGTTTGCGGAGGTTATGAGGGCTCTGGAGATGGAGGGCGCTGTTATGGTGACGGGTGAGGGTGCAAGAAAGAGCATAAGGAGGATTACGGCTACTATTTAG
- a CDS encoding coatomer zeta subunit translates to MSPGMSLYSVNAIVILSSDDGSRIFSKYYTPPHAAAGAPGTGVAAGLASSSASQNPYPDKTSQTRFEKGLLQKTAKQTGDILLYDNKVVLYKMESDVAIYVVGSADENEVLLYNVLLALRDSLHMLFKQSIDKRTIVENYDLVSLAIDEIVDDGVVLETDPTIIIQRCSKAPPADVNLSRLDPFTEQGVNNLAQLGKAKLTDWLRQGL, encoded by the exons ATGTCGCCAGGAATGTCGCTGTATAGCGTCAACGCTATAG TAATCCTCTCCAGCGATGACGGTTCGCGGATATTCTCAAAATACTACACTCCTCCTCACGCTGCCGCTGGCGCACCAGGAACAGGAGTGGCCGCCGGACTCG CTTCCTCGAGCGCTTCCCAGAACCCCTATCCCGACAAGACTTCTCAAACCCGTTTCGAGAAGGGCCTCCTTCAGAAGACAGCTAAGCAGACGGGCGATATCCTCCTCTACGACAACAAGGTGGTGCTTTACAAGATGGAGTCGGACGTTGCTATCTACGTCGTTGGTAGCGCGGACGAGAACGAAGTTCTGCTCTACAACGTACTTTTGGCGCTTAGGGACAGCTTGCATATGCTCTTCAA GCAATCGATCGACAAGCGCACGATAGTCGAAAACTACGATCTGGTATCCCTCGCTATCGACGAAATCGTGGATGACGGCGTTGTTCTCGAGACCGAtcccaccatcatcattcaACGATGCAGCAAGGCGCCGCCTGCCGATGTCAACCTCAGCCGCCTCGACCCCTTCACCGAGCAGGGTGTCAACAACTTGGCACAACTAGGCAAGGCTAAGCTTACTGACTGGCTTCGTCAGGGTCTCTAA